From Longimicrobiales bacterium, one genomic window encodes:
- a CDS encoding ankyrin repeat domain-containing protein produces the protein MEAARQGDAQAVVALIAGGADVNAAEGDGMSALHWAAQQGDALVAGALIEGGANVDAGTRIGAYLPLHLAAQRGHGEVVRLLLAAGSDTNAATTSSGVTALHLAAAAIDGEAAVAALLEHGADPNALEASSGQTPLMFAAGKDRAAAVRVLLAAAADPSVQTVVVDVRRNVLADLAAGRHLRQTLTAIKETDEGGDGWAPSPSQLQQAIEAQRAYLRSGEPYSEYDPDELVSYRPDYPGGPDVPRPRYRETLVGMTGGMTALLHASREGHVEAANALLDGGADIDRVSGGDKTSPLLMATLNGQFDLALQLVQRGADPNLSASTDGANPLFAVLNTHWAPKSNYPQPRAHDQQSAQYMDVIGALLSAGADPNLRLRTHLWYWEYGLTKIGTDLKGATPFWRAAYAQDVDAMALLVAHGADPNMPTAWPAVGMRERRQQDGRQQEDSGLPWIPEDASNAWPIHVAAGGGFTGLGSFSVRNVPYSFIPAVRYLVEELGADVNQRDSWGFTAMHYASSRGDNKLIEYLISKGGDVTVITRLGQSTADMARGGRSGFFTRFAFPETVEFLQEMGSTLECLHTHFLDTGDFCPLAGVDDPWAPRTEEDDQSTAVARTSTKRPGGGVH, from the coding sequence CGAAGGGGGCGCTAACGTGGACGCAGGCACCCGCATCGGCGCTTATCTCCCGCTGCATCTCGCGGCACAGCGGGGGCACGGCGAGGTGGTGCGGCTGCTCCTGGCTGCGGGGAGTGACACGAATGCCGCGACAACGAGTAGCGGGGTCACCGCTCTTCATCTCGCGGCGGCGGCGATCGATGGTGAGGCGGCGGTAGCCGCCCTGCTCGAACATGGTGCAGACCCGAACGCGCTCGAAGCTTCTTCGGGGCAGACGCCGCTCATGTTTGCTGCAGGGAAGGACCGTGCGGCAGCCGTGCGGGTTCTGCTTGCCGCGGCGGCCGACCCTTCCGTCCAGACCGTGGTGGTCGACGTACGGCGGAATGTCCTCGCAGATCTCGCCGCAGGCCGGCACCTGCGTCAGACTCTGACCGCCATCAAAGAGACCGATGAGGGAGGTGATGGCTGGGCGCCGTCCCCGAGCCAGCTGCAGCAAGCCATCGAGGCTCAGCGCGCTTATTTGCGGTCCGGCGAGCCCTATAGCGAGTACGACCCCGACGAGTTGGTGTCGTATCGGCCGGATTATCCCGGTGGCCCGGATGTGCCGCGGCCACGGTATCGCGAGACACTCGTCGGTATGACCGGCGGTATGACCGCCCTTTTACATGCTTCCCGTGAGGGGCATGTCGAAGCCGCAAACGCCCTCCTTGATGGGGGAGCGGACATCGATCGTGTGAGTGGGGGCGACAAGACGAGTCCCCTGCTCATGGCAACGCTCAACGGCCAGTTTGATCTTGCTCTGCAACTCGTCCAGCGCGGCGCCGACCCAAACCTTTCTGCGTCGACAGATGGGGCCAATCCTCTTTTTGCCGTGCTGAACACGCATTGGGCGCCCAAGTCGAACTATCCCCAACCGCGAGCGCACGACCAACAGTCTGCCCAGTACATGGACGTGATTGGAGCGCTTCTGTCGGCGGGGGCGGATCCGAATCTCAGACTCCGGACGCATCTCTGGTACTGGGAGTACGGGCTGACCAAGATTGGCACGGACCTCAAGGGCGCCACGCCTTTCTGGCGCGCTGCGTACGCCCAGGACGTCGATGCGATGGCACTTCTCGTAGCTCATGGGGCGGATCCGAACATGCCGACCGCCTGGCCCGCCGTAGGCATGCGTGAGCGTCGTCAGCAAGACGGTCGGCAGCAGGAGGATTCCGGGCTGCCGTGGATACCCGAGGATGCTTCGAACGCCTGGCCGATCCACGTAGCTGCGGGCGGAGGGTTCACTGGTCTCGGATCGTTCAGCGTGCGAAACGTCCCGTACAGCTTCATCCCGGCCGTCCGCTATCTCGTGGAAGAACTCGGAGCAGATGTGAACCAGCGAGACTCATGGGGCTTCACGGCGATGCATTATGCGTCGTCCCGTGGCGACAACAAACTCATCGAATACCTAATTTCCAAGGGCGGCGACGTGACGGTGATCACACGGCTCGGACAGTCGACGGCGGATATGGCGCGCGGAGGCAGGTCTGGATTCTTCACTCGCTTTGCCTTTCCCGAAACCGTCGAATTCCTTCAGGAGATGGGCTCGACATTGGAGTGCCTGCACACGCACTTCCTTGATACGGGCGACTTCTGCCCACTCGCGGGCGTAGACGACCCATGGGCACCGAGGACCGAGGAGGATGACCAGTCAACGGCTGTGGCTCGGACATCCACCAAGCGTCCCGGCGGAGGTGTGCATTGA